In the genome of Chryseobacterium sp. 52, the window CTGTTGTTTCAAGTATTGAAATTTCAAATACGACTGTTACAGTGTTTGTAATAGGTGGGACACCGGCTTACAAATATTCAATGGATAATATAAACTGGCAGGATTCTAATGTATTCAATAACGTCAAAAGAGGTGATGCGACTCTGTTTGTAAAAGATTCTTACGATTGTGATCCAATAGATATCAGCATAGTGGTTCCTAATCTCGTGAATGTAATCACACCAAATGGTGATGGTTATAATGATGTTATTGATTATTCAGCATTAGCAAATAAGAAAAACTTAATGATGAATATTTTCGACCGATACGGAAATATGATCTTCCAGCTTGATAAATTTACCGGCTATAAATGGGACGGAACAAGCAGAGGCGGAGTAAAAGTACCTACCGGAAACTACTGGTATTCCGTAGGCTGGAATGAAAATGATAAAATGAGCACACCGATCAAGTATTCAGGTTGGATTGTGGTCAAAAACAGAGACTAAGCTTTTTTAATAATAGATTATACAGATAAAACCATTTCGAAAGAAGTGGTTTTATTTTGGCTAGCACTCAAGATGAAATATTTAATTGAAAACTTTTGTATCTTTAAAATAATCGGATAAATAAATGATTTTTCCTTCCTCCGAAAAATGAACAACGGTGCAAATATTGTTTTCATACACTTTTTTATTGATCATCGTTCCGTAAGATGTAGTCTGATAGAAATACTTTTGATCTCCCAAAGGAAAAATTTCAAAAACCTGCCATTCAAGCGTATCATAACGTTTGAATATAGCCCTGAATAGGGCCAGAATTCTGCTCTTCCCCGAAATTTCTTTTGAGGGAGGAATCCAGATCGTACTTTCATCAGTGAACCATTTTTCAAGATGTTCAATGTTTAATGAGTTCAGATCCTCCATAAAGCTGCTTATCTTACAGATCATTATTGATATTTATAGTATACAGGTAATATACGGAGAAAATAGTAACTTGGTTTTTATTTTAATCCTATGAAAGATCTTTTTATCAAACGTTTTGAGTATTATAAATCTCTTGGAGATAAGGCATTTGAACAGCTTTCTGATGAGCAGATTTTCTGGCATTACAATGATGAAAGCAATTCTATTGCTGTTATTGTAAAACATATTGCAGGAAATATGCTTTCGAGATGGACCCATTTTTTAACAGAAGACGGAGAAAAATCATGGCGGAACCGTGACGAAGAATTTATCAATACTTTTAAAACTAAAAAAGAAGTTTTAGATTTTTGGGAGAAAGGCTGGGAATGTCTTTTTGAAGCCTTAGGCCAGATTAATGAGGAGAATCTCTATTCTACCCTATTTATTAGAGGGGAAGCACATTCGGTAGTAGATGCGGTTTTACGTCAGATGGCCCATTATCCATATCATATCGGACAGATCGTTTATATTGCGAAAATGATGAAAAATGAGGAATGGAAAACACTTTCCATTGAAAGAAATAAGTCCAGGGAATTCAATAATGAAATGAAAGACAAGTTTTCTAATGAAGATGCAGGCTCTAATTCATCGCCGGTATGTTTTCAAAACAGCCCCGAAGTAAGGGATGAATATCAATAATAGATTGAATCGATTTTAGAATTCTTATTAAAATTACTATCTTTGCACCCAGAAAATTCAGGAGTAAATAAATGTCTACTTTTCACGGAACAGCCGCATTTCATACACTTGGCTGCAAATTAAATTTTGCGGAAACATCTACTATTGCCCGTCAGTTAACAGATGCAGGTTATGATAAAGTCAGTTTTGATGATAAAGCAGATGTCTATGTGATCAACACCTGTTCGGTCACTGAAAACGCAGACCGTGAATGTAAACTTCACGTGAAGAGAGCAATGAAAGCCAATCCGGAAGGGCTGGTCGTAATTGTCGGATGTTATGCACAGTTGAAACCTGAAGAAATTTCTCAAATCAATGGGGTGGATCTTGTCCTGGGAGCCAAAGAAAAATTCAAT includes:
- a CDS encoding nuclear transport factor 2 family protein, whose translation is MICKISSFMEDLNSLNIEHLEKWFTDESTIWIPPSKEISGKSRILALFRAIFKRYDTLEWQVFEIFPLGDQKYFYQTTSYGTMINKKVYENNICTVVHFSEEGKIIYLSDYFKDTKVFN
- a CDS encoding DUF1572 family protein, whose amino-acid sequence is MKDLFIKRFEYYKSLGDKAFEQLSDEQIFWHYNDESNSIAVIVKHIAGNMLSRWTHFLTEDGEKSWRNRDEEFINTFKTKKEVLDFWEKGWECLFEALGQINEENLYSTLFIRGEAHSVVDAVLRQMAHYPYHIGQIVYIAKMMKNEEWKTLSIERNKSREFNNEMKDKFSNEDAGSNSSPVCFQNSPEVRDEYQ